A single region of the Triticum dicoccoides isolate Atlit2015 ecotype Zavitan chromosome 2B, WEW_v2.0, whole genome shotgun sequence genome encodes:
- the LOC119368778 gene encoding mavicyanin-like encodes MAATRTILPAVAVMTVLSTASAAIYNVGEPGGAWDLSTNYGTWASSRKFQTSDQIVFKYSPQAHDVLEVSKADYDSCTTASPVTTLNSGNDVVTLIATGTRYFICGFPDHCAGGMKVKIDVMPGSSSSPAPASGPNASNAAPPTPVSAATNVEAMGLGLVVLLAIAGLMA; translated from the coding sequence ATGGCTGCCACCAGAACCATTCTTCCCGCCGTTGCCGTGATGACCGTCCTAAGCACAGCGTCTGCAGCAATCTACAACGTGGGCGAGCCGGGCGGCGCATGGGACCTCAGCACCAACTACGGCACTTGGGCGTCCTCTAGGAAGTTCCAAACCAGCGATCAGATCGTCTTCAAGtactcccctcaggcacacgatgtCCTTGAAGTCAGCAAGGCAGACTACGACTCCTGCACCACCGCTAGCCCCGTCACCACCCTCAACTCCGGGAATGATGTTGTCACCCTCATCGCCACCGGCACCCGCTACTTCATCTGCGGTTTCCCTGACCATTGCGCGGGCGGCATGAAGGTCAAGATCGATGTCATGCCAGGCTCCTCTTCATCACCCGCACCGGCCAGCGGTCCAAATGCAAGCAACGCTGCCCCGCCAACACCTGTCTCCGCTGCAACCAATGTGGAGGCCATGGGGCTTGGCCtcgttgttttgcttgccattgccGGCCTCATGGCTTGA
- the LOC119368777 gene encoding mavicyanin-like, translating to MAARRTILLAVAAMAVLSTASAAIYNVGEPGGAWDLSTKYDTWASSRNFQTSDRIVFKYSPQAHDVLEVSKADYDSCSTANPVTTFNSGNDVVTLTATGTRYFICGFPGHCAGGMKVKIDVMSGSSSMSPAPASGPSASNAPPPTPVSAATNVEATGFGLAVLLAIAGLMA from the coding sequence ATGGCTGCCAGGAGAACCATTCTTCTCGCCGTGGCTGCGATGGCCGTCCTGAGCACCGCGTCAGCGGCAATCTACAACGTGGGCGAGCCGGGCGGCGCATGGGACCTCAGCACCAAATACGACACTTGGGCGTCCTCTAGGAACTTCCAAACCAGCGATCGGATCGTCTTCAAGtactcccctcaggcacacgatgtCCTTGAAGTCAGCAAGGCAGACTACGATTCTTGCAGCACTGCCAACCCCGTCACCACCTTCAACTCCGGGAATGATGTTGTCACCCTCACAGCCACCGGCACCCGCTACTTCATCTGTGGTTTCCCTGGTCATTGCGCGGGCGGCATGAAGGTTAAGATCGATGTCATGTCAGGCTCCTCCTCTATGTCACCCGCCCCGGCCAGCGGCCCAAGTGCAAGCAACGCTCCCCCACCGACACCTGTCTCCGCTGCCACCAATGTGGAGGCCACGGGGTTCGGCCTTGCCGTTTTGCTTGCCATTGCCGGCCTCATGGCTTGA